From Vibrio aerogenes, a single genomic window includes:
- the aroQ gene encoding type II 3-dehydroquinate dehydratase — MSAKFKILVLNGPNLNLLGQREPAHYGAQTLAQIVETLHRQAVDAGITLEHLQSNREYELIDKIHQAMGNTDFIIINPAAFTHTSVALRDALLGVDIPFIEVHLSNIHAREPFRHHSYLSDKAQGVICGLGAQGYEFALSAAVKKLQSN, encoded by the coding sequence ATGTCAGCAAAATTTAAAATTCTTGTTCTGAATGGCCCGAATCTGAATCTGTTGGGCCAACGGGAGCCAGCACACTACGGTGCTCAAACACTGGCACAAATTGTTGAAACGCTTCACCGGCAGGCTGTCGACGCAGGTATCACGCTTGAACACCTGCAATCCAACCGGGAATACGAGCTGATTGACAAAATTCATCAGGCAATGGGCAACACTGATTTTATTATCATTAACCCGGCTGCTTTCACGCACACCAGCGTCGCCTTACGTGATGCCCTGCTTGGTGTTGATATCCCGTTTATTGAAGTTCACCTTTCCAATATTCACGCACGCGAACCATTCCGTCATCACTCCTACCTGTCTGATAAAGCACAGGGGGTGATTTGTGGTTTGGGTGCTCAGGGCTATGAATTTGCCCTTTCAGCAGCAGTAAAAAAGCTGCAATCGAACTAA
- the accB gene encoding acetyl-CoA carboxylase biotin carboxyl carrier protein, with protein sequence MDIRKIKKLIELVEESGIAELEISEGEESVRISRNSAPAQPIPVQYAAAPAPMAAPAAVAAAPVQDAPAADAKPVVSGHQVLSPMVGTFYRSPSPDASPFIEVGQSVSVGDTLCIVEAMKMMNQIEADKSGTVKAILLEDGQPVEFDQPLVIIE encoded by the coding sequence ATGGATATTCGTAAAATTAAAAAGCTTATCGAGTTAGTAGAAGAATCAGGTATCGCTGAGCTGGAGATTTCTGAAGGTGAAGAATCCGTGCGCATCAGCCGCAATTCTGCACCCGCACAACCTATCCCTGTTCAATATGCAGCAGCACCAGCGCCAATGGCTGCACCTGCCGCCGTTGCAGCTGCACCGGTTCAGGATGCACCAGCAGCTGACGCAAAACCCGTTGTCAGCGGCCATCAGGTGCTTTCTCCAATGGTTGGTACATTCTACCGTTCACCAAGCCCGGATGCTTCACCATTCATCGAAGTCGGACAGAGCGTTTCTGTCGGCGATACATTATGTATCGTTGAAGCAATGAAAATGATGAACCAAATCGAAGCAGACAAATCCGGTACGGTGAAAGCGATTCTCCTTGAAGATGGTCAGCCAGTCGAATTTGATCAACCTCT